A portion of the Sulfuriferula sp. AH1 genome contains these proteins:
- a CDS encoding LysR family transcriptional regulator, with translation MPIHHATLHQLKIFDAVARHMSFARAAEELHLTPPALSIQVKQLSEAIGQPLFEQIGKKISLTAVGDASWAACRDVLNRLEQLTHELAALQGLEKGSLKLATLATAKYFIPRLLGDFCTKHLGIDTTLFMGNREAVLERLARNQDDLYILGQPPEHMNVVTEPFADNLLVVVSSPSQPLVQEKDIDPARLQDVPFILREPGSGTRLAAEKFFEQYGVVLKARMELGSNEAVKQVVAGGLGMAVLSASTLRAELASGELAILDVRGFPLKRKWYAVYPAGKQLTPATRAFMEYLFATAPASALVHLLDQPQSHAVAAAAGRKRRQSSSG, from the coding sequence ATGCCTATCCACCACGCCACTCTTCACCAGCTGAAGATATTCGATGCCGTAGCCCGGCACATGAGCTTTGCTCGTGCTGCTGAAGAGCTGCATCTGACGCCGCCAGCGCTGTCCATCCAGGTCAAGCAGCTTTCCGAGGCCATCGGTCAGCCTCTCTTCGAACAGATCGGTAAAAAGATATCTCTTACCGCCGTTGGCGATGCCTCATGGGCAGCCTGCCGAGACGTGCTTAACCGGCTGGAACAGCTTACCCATGAACTGGCTGCACTCCAGGGACTGGAGAAGGGTAGTCTGAAACTCGCCACCCTCGCTACTGCCAAATACTTTATTCCCCGGCTGCTGGGCGACTTCTGCACGAAACATCTCGGTATCGACACTACCCTGTTCATGGGCAACCGGGAGGCTGTGCTGGAACGTTTAGCGCGCAATCAGGACGACCTTTACATCCTGGGCCAACCGCCGGAACATATGAATGTCGTTACGGAACCTTTCGCCGATAATCTCCTGGTGGTGGTGTCCAGCCCGAGTCAGCCGCTGGTGCAGGAAAAGGATATCGATCCGGCACGTCTGCAGGACGTGCCATTCATTCTGCGCGAACCGGGATCCGGCACCCGCCTGGCCGCCGAGAAGTTCTTCGAGCAGTACGGTGTCGTTCTCAAGGCGCGCATGGAGCTGGGCAGCAACGAGGCTGTCAAGCAGGTAGTGGCAGGTGGTCTGGGCATGGCCGTACTGTCCGCCAGTACGCTGCGCGCTGAGCTCGCCAGCGGGGAGCTCGCGATACTCGACGTGCGTGGTTTTCCGCTAAAGCGCAAGTGGTACGCGGTCTACCCGGCGGGAAAGCAGCTTACTCCGGCTACCCGGGCATTCATGGAATACCTGTTCGCCACCGCGCCTGCATCGGCGCTCGTGCACCTGCTCGATCAGCCCCAGTCTCATGCCGTTGCAGCCGCCGCTGGGCGCAAGCGGCGGCAGTCATCATCCGGGTGA
- a CDS encoding DUF58 domain-containing protein yields MNLSLHKLATLGRQLLAGTVAHARLSETHAPLLDAAQLAELIRRTRSLQEMPYIREAHQRHAGDLRSAYLGSGLDFEEARLYQPGDDVHDMDWRTTARTNKPHIKIYREEHQPALHIVIDRGPSMRFGTRNQLKVTQAARIATILGFAAATGNTCIGGSIWQPEGYTLPCRNGETGAMQLIQAAVAPCPPMSSSQSQTMRPFADLLEQIDALLPRGSRIVLLSDFRQMQTSDQTPLLRLASHHQLQAIQLLDPSETALPDVGLMRFQDAASEQSRWVDTGSHAVRTAFQHQAGLQQNQLQALFRRIGVRLQHCMTDTDPFDLLFAAAQP; encoded by the coding sequence GTGAACCTGTCACTGCATAAACTGGCCACACTCGGGCGACAGCTGCTTGCCGGAACCGTCGCGCATGCGAGACTGAGCGAGACGCATGCGCCCTTGCTGGATGCGGCCCAGCTCGCTGAACTCATCCGCCGCACCCGCTCGCTGCAGGAAATGCCTTATATCAGGGAAGCGCATCAGCGCCATGCCGGGGATCTGCGTTCGGCGTATCTGGGCAGCGGCCTGGATTTCGAAGAAGCCCGGCTTTATCAGCCCGGCGACGATGTGCACGACATGGACTGGCGCACCACGGCGCGCACCAATAAGCCGCACATCAAGATTTACCGGGAAGAACATCAACCCGCGCTGCATATCGTCATCGACCGCGGCCCGAGCATGCGTTTCGGCACCCGCAACCAGCTGAAAGTGACGCAAGCCGCACGCATCGCGACGATACTGGGATTTGCCGCCGCGACCGGCAACACCTGCATCGGCGGCAGCATCTGGCAACCTGAAGGTTACACGCTGCCCTGCCGCAACGGCGAAACCGGCGCCATGCAACTGATACAGGCCGCCGTTGCGCCCTGCCCGCCGATGTCCTCCTCTCAGTCGCAAACCATGCGCCCGTTTGCCGATTTGCTGGAACAAATCGACGCCCTGTTGCCGCGCGGTTCCAGAATCGTACTGCTCAGCGATTTCCGCCAGATGCAAACCTCTGACCAGACCCCGCTGCTGCGTCTCGCCAGCCATCATCAGCTGCAGGCGATACAGCTGCTCGATCCGAGCGAAACCGCGCTGCCCGACGTCGGATTGATGCGGTTTCAGGATGCCGCCTCGGAGCAATCGCGCTGGGTCGATACCGGTAGCCATGCAGTGCGTACCGCGTTCCAGCATCAGGCCGGTTTGCAGCAAAACCAGCTGCAGGCACTGTTCCGCCGCATCGGCGTGCGTTTGCAGCATTGCATGACCGACACCGACCCGTTCGATCTGCTCTTTGCAGCGGCACAGCCATGA
- a CDS encoding VWA domain-containing protein, whose translation MIGPGELSQLDWRNPWWLALALQPWLTGWLLRARRDKIYRYADAHLLPWAMRGSLGATSGKWRNLASMLAWLLLACAAAGPRLPLLTTPEQQAAIPRHEINLMIVLDVSPSMLAEDVSPQRLQRAKLELLDLLPRLRGERIGLIVFSGNAGLLMPLSRDEAALRYYLTLAEPRLFEVPGSNVGAALDLARQSLLAQGAGQHGTVLLLTDGDSSALSAPMLSAARTAAGKLQQAGLPLYVMGIGTRAGATIPQTDGGVLEHDGAATVSRLDETYLTALARVGGGKYTGVQDGGSDWNALYDNGILTLPGNRHTAEPAQAWQELYAWCLLPAWLLLLYVYFPLNRLGSRPDIAGWLLAGMLGYSAGMPTAHADDTGTARAAYTAYRSGNYVEAQALYASMQGYAAAMGSGATAYRRQNYAEAIRQFTTAMLSAHSPAQCADALYNLGNSYFAAGSFGTAADAYQGVLKLRPRDTNAAANLALTAGQLAAVRKHYATIIGIPGHRGHQVGGELGQAIDNQRVTMDNDKEQTGPEVDLSSRQNTEQARLRSQVAAASAKQHEPDRAYPAALKKLELTADRPAQVQKELLKLDAADSNAGNGELLPW comes from the coding sequence ATGATCGGCCCGGGCGAACTCAGCCAACTGGACTGGCGCAACCCGTGGTGGCTGGCACTGGCACTGCAGCCCTGGTTGACAGGCTGGTTATTGCGCGCGCGCCGCGACAAAATCTACCGCTATGCCGATGCGCATTTGTTGCCCTGGGCGATGCGCGGCAGCCTCGGAGCCACGTCCGGAAAATGGCGCAATCTGGCCAGCATGCTCGCCTGGCTGCTGCTCGCCTGCGCTGCTGCAGGCCCGCGCCTGCCCTTGCTTACGACGCCGGAACAGCAAGCTGCCATACCGCGTCACGAGATCAATTTGATGATCGTGCTGGACGTGTCCCCCTCGATGCTGGCAGAAGATGTCTCCCCGCAACGTTTGCAGCGCGCAAAGCTCGAGCTGCTCGACCTGCTGCCGCGATTGCGCGGCGAACGTATCGGCCTCATCGTATTTTCCGGCAATGCCGGTTTGCTCATGCCGCTGAGCCGGGACGAAGCCGCATTGCGCTATTATCTGACGCTGGCTGAGCCGCGCCTGTTCGAAGTTCCCGGCAGCAATGTCGGCGCCGCACTCGATCTCGCACGCCAGTCCCTGCTGGCGCAAGGCGCAGGACAGCATGGCACAGTGCTGTTGCTCACTGATGGCGACAGCAGCGCCCTGTCGGCACCCATGCTGAGTGCAGCCAGAACCGCCGCAGGCAAATTGCAGCAAGCCGGATTACCGCTGTATGTGATGGGCATCGGCACACGCGCTGGCGCAACCATTCCCCAGACTGATGGCGGCGTACTGGAACACGATGGCGCAGCAACCGTCAGCCGGCTGGACGAAACCTATCTGACCGCACTGGCCCGCGTGGGCGGCGGCAAATACACCGGCGTTCAGGATGGCGGCAGCGACTGGAACGCGCTGTATGACAACGGCATTCTGACACTGCCCGGCAACCGCCATACGGCTGAACCTGCCCAGGCATGGCAGGAACTGTATGCATGGTGCCTGCTGCCGGCATGGCTGCTTCTGCTTTACGTATATTTCCCGCTGAATCGCCTCGGCAGCCGCCCCGATATTGCCGGATGGCTGCTGGCGGGAATGCTCGGCTACAGTGCAGGTATGCCCACCGCGCACGCTGATGATACCGGCACAGCGCGCGCCGCCTACACCGCCTATCGCAGCGGCAATTATGTCGAGGCGCAAGCCCTCTATGCCAGCATGCAAGGCTACGCAGCCGCCATGGGCAGCGGTGCCACCGCCTACCGGCGGCAAAATTATGCCGAAGCCATCCGCCAGTTCACGACCGCGATGCTGTCCGCACATTCACCGGCACAATGCGCCGATGCGCTATACAACCTCGGCAACAGCTATTTCGCCGCCGGCAGTTTCGGCACCGCAGCAGACGCCTATCAGGGTGTGCTCAAACTGCGGCCGCGCGATACCAATGCGGCCGCCAATCTGGCCCTGACCGCAGGCCAGCTGGCAGCGGTCAGAAAGCATTACGCCACGATTATCGGCATCCCCGGACATCGCGGCCATCAGGTCGGCGGCGAGCTTGGTCAGGCCATCGACAATCAGCGCGTTACCATGGACAACGACAAGGAACAGACCGGCCCGGAAGTGGATCTTTCCAGCCGGCAGAATACAGAACAGGCACGCTTGCGCAGCCAGGTTGCCGCCGCATCTGCCAAACAGCATGAACCGGATCGGGCCTACCCCGCAGCATTAAAAAAACTCGAGCTCACTGCCGACAGACCCGCGCAGGTGCAAAAGGAACTGCTCAAGCTCGATGCAGCCGACAGCAACGCAGGTAACGGAGAATTATTGCCATGGTAA
- a CDS encoding NADH-quinone oxidoreductase subunit L translates to MSSNPNFIILMLISAAPLLLWATGLFGNVLADKHARRLARLSIGATGLSFLCAIVAALVYAVDGQALTVTLFSIALPGDMGALALSIYINTVTMMMLSLVSFVGFVVSRYARNYLQGERHQGRFYIWLNLTLASILTLIVSGNMLMFVLAWMSTSLCLHYLLMFYPERAGAILAARKKIIVSRLGEICLLIAVLLIGSTLHTMEFEAVFHAMAAMTGPLPVALQWASGLIVAAAALKTAQFPLQGWLIQVMEAPTPVSALLHAGIVNGGAFLIIRTSPIMSQAVMASDVLTIIGLVTIAAAGLVMLTQTSVKVFLAWSTTAQMGFMLLECGLGVYSLAMLHLVAHSLYKAHAFLSSGSGVDIFRAPTVHAAQSIPKFWQWIVVLAFAGLMTIGIGSAFGMDIKTQPALLALGTIITVAVTQLLLQSFKTGMGAIFIARAAGASALVCTAYFSLHSAFHFMLETSLPAVRMINGPGQFALIGLVMLVFFAILLIQQNLPNLARYPIARRAYVHLYNGLYVDIPFSRLVRRFCPIYARPKGVKS, encoded by the coding sequence ATGTCATCCAACCCGAATTTCATCATTCTTATGCTCATCTCTGCGGCACCATTGCTGCTTTGGGCAACAGGACTTTTCGGGAACGTTCTAGCCGACAAACATGCCCGGCGTCTGGCACGCCTGAGTATCGGTGCGACCGGATTGTCTTTTCTCTGCGCCATCGTTGCCGCACTCGTATATGCTGTCGACGGTCAAGCCCTGACAGTAACGCTATTCTCCATTGCGTTGCCCGGGGACATGGGAGCGTTGGCCCTGAGCATCTATATCAACACGGTCACGATGATGATGCTCTCTCTGGTTTCCTTCGTCGGATTCGTGGTCTCCCGCTATGCTCGCAACTATCTCCAGGGCGAAAGACATCAGGGGCGGTTTTATATCTGGCTCAATCTCACGCTCGCATCCATCCTGACGTTGATCGTTTCCGGCAACATGCTGATGTTCGTATTGGCATGGATGTCCACCAGCCTTTGCTTGCATTACCTGCTGATGTTCTATCCGGAGCGGGCGGGGGCTATACTCGCGGCGCGTAAAAAAATCATTGTCAGCCGGCTGGGCGAGATTTGTCTGCTGATAGCCGTATTGCTCATCGGTTCTACCCTGCACACAATGGAGTTCGAGGCGGTTTTTCATGCCATGGCGGCAATGACCGGGCCACTTCCGGTCGCACTACAATGGGCCAGCGGACTCATTGTAGCGGCCGCAGCACTTAAAACGGCCCAATTTCCCCTGCAAGGCTGGCTGATCCAGGTAATGGAAGCCCCTACTCCTGTGTCGGCCCTGTTGCATGCGGGTATTGTCAATGGCGGGGCTTTCCTGATCATACGCACGAGCCCGATCATGTCCCAGGCCGTCATGGCCTCCGACGTCCTCACCATCATCGGGCTGGTCACGATCGCTGCCGCCGGGCTGGTCATGCTGACGCAAACCAGCGTCAAGGTGTTTCTGGCCTGGTCGACCACCGCCCAGATGGGCTTCATGCTGCTGGAATGCGGCCTCGGGGTGTACAGCCTGGCGATGCTGCACCTGGTAGCGCACTCCTTATACAAGGCGCATGCCTTTTTGTCTTCGGGCAGTGGCGTTGATATCTTTCGCGCGCCGACCGTGCACGCTGCCCAATCCATACCGAAGTTCTGGCAGTGGATCGTCGTGCTTGCCTTCGCGGGTCTAATGACGATCGGCATCGGGTCTGCATTCGGCATGGACATCAAGACTCAGCCTGCACTCCTGGCATTAGGCACAATCATTACGGTAGCGGTAACGCAGTTATTGCTTCAGTCTTTCAAGACAGGTATGGGGGCTATCTTCATCGCACGTGCGGCTGGCGCCAGCGCTCTGGTCTGTACCGCTTATTTCAGCCTGCACTCCGCATTTCATTTCATGCTGGAAACAAGCTTGCCGGCCGTGCGGATGATCAACGGCCCTGGTCAATTCGCCCTTATCGGGCTGGTGATGCTAGTGTTTTTTGCCATTCTACTGATTCAGCAGAACTTGCCGAATCTGGCCAGATACCCAATCGCACGCAGGGCTTACGTGCATCTCTATAACGGTTTGTATGTCGATATCCCGTTTTCGCGGCTGGTACGACGGTTTTGCCCGATATATGCCCGACCGAAAGGAGTCAAATCATGA
- a CDS encoding VWA domain-containing protein: protein MGTPVCHCRIRAALGWTMLTLAQPGWLALLPLLAGFAFVAWRRGFVHGEAADAANLTLVHPNLDLLAQSRNMTPDNSLWIFAPNLLAMVCLILALAQPQWLGDWIPETPEGREIMLLVDTSKSMSIADFEAHEQPVERLAVLKDIVTRFVAGRQGDRFGLIGFGTITGTLVPPTFDLELVNAMLRRIQVGIAGEDTALGDAIGLALKQLHQQQRLRPALILFSDGDSTAGDITPTEAVALARRMAVPIYTVQVGGDLFAAGRPVSTAGAPAAEPDLAQIAALTGGRYYQADNRQALQQVIDDIGHREKTIARPARRRAVQEWYLLPLLFAGVLFSLSRLYQIRRMAA, encoded by the coding sequence ATGGGCACGCCTGTTTGCCATTGCCGAATCCGCGCTGCGCTGGGGTGGACGATGCTGACGCTGGCCCAGCCGGGATGGTTAGCCCTGTTGCCGCTGCTGGCAGGCTTTGCCTTCGTCGCATGGCGGCGCGGGTTTGTGCATGGCGAAGCAGCCGATGCAGCCAATTTGACGCTGGTGCACCCCAATCTCGACCTGCTGGCCCAGAGCCGCAACATGACGCCCGACAACTCGCTGTGGATATTCGCGCCGAATCTGCTGGCCATGGTCTGCCTGATCCTGGCGCTGGCGCAGCCGCAATGGCTGGGCGACTGGATACCGGAAACGCCCGAAGGCCGTGAAATCATGCTGCTGGTGGATACTTCCAAGAGCATGAGCATCGCCGATTTCGAAGCGCATGAGCAGCCCGTGGAACGCCTCGCCGTGCTCAAGGACATCGTGACCCGGTTTGTCGCAGGACGCCAGGGCGACCGTTTCGGCCTGATCGGGTTCGGTACGATCACCGGAACGCTGGTGCCGCCGACCTTCGATCTCGAGCTGGTCAATGCCATGCTCAGGCGCATCCAGGTAGGTATTGCCGGCGAAGATACCGCGCTGGGGGACGCCATCGGTCTCGCCCTCAAGCAACTGCATCAGCAGCAGCGCTTGCGCCCCGCGCTGATTCTGTTCTCCGACGGCGACAGCACGGCGGGCGACATAACCCCGACTGAAGCCGTGGCACTCGCACGGCGCATGGCGGTCCCGATTTATACGGTGCAGGTGGGCGGCGACCTGTTTGCGGCCGGACGCCCGGTCAGTACCGCCGGGGCACCGGCCGCCGAACCTGATCTCGCGCAAATCGCCGCACTCACCGGCGGGCGCTATTATCAGGCCGACAATCGGCAAGCCTTGCAACAGGTCATCGACGATATCGGCCATCGGGAAAAAACCATAGCTCGACCCGCACGGCGCCGGGCTGTGCAGGAATGGTATCTGCTGCCGCTGCTGTTCGCCGGGGTGCTGTTCAGCCTGAGCCGCCTGTATCAGATACGCAGGATGGCGGCATGA
- a CDS encoding DUF4381 family protein, producing the protein MNEATSGLIDIIEPAPPAASAAHYPLMWLVAAAALLLLVGGAIWWWRQRCRRAARKQLGQLRLALQAGQASQQDTAYALAAELARMFKLRQLQAGDPPGSLPQAAYADWAYLTTCLDEIRYKADADMDAQTWARLFAIAESALRWGGRC; encoded by the coding sequence ATGAACGAAGCGACCAGCGGCCTGATCGACATCATCGAACCGGCGCCACCGGCAGCGAGTGCCGCGCATTATCCGTTGATGTGGCTGGTTGCAGCAGCGGCCTTGCTACTACTGGTGGGCGGAGCAATCTGGTGGTGGCGGCAGCGTTGCCGGCGTGCCGCACGCAAACAGCTGGGGCAATTGCGACTGGCCTTGCAGGCAGGTCAAGCGAGCCAGCAGGATACCGCGTATGCGCTCGCCGCCGAATTAGCCCGGATGTTCAAACTCAGACAGCTGCAAGCCGGCGACCCGCCCGGCTCATTGCCGCAAGCGGCATACGCCGACTGGGCTTACCTGACCACGTGTCTGGACGAGATACGTTACAAGGCGGACGCCGACATGGATGCCCAAACATGGGCACGCCTGTTTGCCATTGCCGAATCCGCGCTGCGCTGGGGTGGACGATGCTGA
- a CDS encoding YbcC family protein, which produces MNRTTTIPPKSFAGTMGFDANATDVTGRADAVYDAASLKATVESVCKRIVPVWPLDAFVAVSPYFGLRDQDFEKAHETLGRVAGSSLVMPRRYYREQISTGRIARADLEQALKQHGLNMSAAEVEKALASDTSTLPNPIPLVSDVLGELDNTQWTKFVVEQISQFSAAYFDQGQAIWPMPWRKEPLYNAWRHFAEIDLSPRMMGLHGIRTAVAALPDLAADTIALAVRKLAIPADMLEDYLLSALMNIGGWASWARYLRWEQELVGKHEDSIVDLLAIRLAWEMILLNARQTPEAEKAWQHALQAPQRSSARSTQVPTQLDFALHTAFELGYQKKILAQLARHIRQAPAKNPAPVRPSVQAAFCIDVRSEIFRRALETVTPAVQTMGFAGFFGAHMEFVPLGASKPRSHLPVLLTPSWQGHQHIHGANGHEIKKVISHRRQRLHSAANWKAFKNSPSSCFSFVESAGLLYGAKLLGDSFGWSRPVPHPATKGIHAKFSRRLVPSLDAVHHGQKITKTRQKSAETARVGLPKSDRGALAESVLTAMSMTSNFARLVLLVGHGSSTVNNPHATGLDCGACAGQTGEASARVTATLLNEPKVREELAQKGIHIPADTRFVGALHDTTLDEVTLFDIDDLASTHAQDLEQLRHWLTQAGQLTRMERSSLLGISNSSPEVVDTLIRERSRDWSQVFPEWGLAGNAAFIAAPRSRTKGIDLSGRSFLHDYEWRKDKDFGVLELIMTAPMVVAHWINMQYYGSVVDHQRFGSGNKVLHNIVGGSIGVFEGNGGDLRVGLPLQSLHNGERWVHEPLRLNVFLEAPKSEIDRIIAKHELVRELVENHWLFLFQIDDEHRDIYLRNADRQWQRMSSDH; this is translated from the coding sequence ATGAACCGCACGACAACCATCCCTCCGAAATCGTTTGCCGGAACCATGGGTTTTGACGCTAATGCTACAGATGTAACCGGCAGAGCCGACGCAGTTTATGACGCTGCTTCGCTGAAGGCTACGGTGGAATCGGTATGCAAGCGGATCGTTCCAGTCTGGCCGCTCGACGCCTTCGTAGCAGTCAGCCCTTATTTTGGCCTTCGCGATCAGGATTTCGAAAAGGCCCATGAGACGCTTGGCAGGGTAGCCGGGTCTTCCCTGGTCATGCCACGTCGTTACTACCGGGAACAAATTTCGACAGGCCGTATTGCCCGGGCCGATCTCGAACAGGCGCTAAAGCAGCATGGTCTCAATATGAGCGCTGCAGAGGTGGAAAAGGCCCTCGCCAGCGATACCTCCACATTGCCGAACCCGATCCCGCTGGTTTCGGATGTTTTGGGAGAATTGGACAATACCCAATGGACCAAGTTTGTTGTAGAACAAATCAGCCAGTTTTCAGCGGCCTATTTTGATCAAGGCCAAGCCATCTGGCCGATGCCCTGGCGGAAGGAACCCCTCTATAATGCGTGGCGCCATTTTGCCGAAATCGATCTGAGTCCCAGGATGATGGGCTTGCATGGCATCAGGACCGCGGTCGCTGCATTACCTGACCTGGCTGCAGACACTATTGCTCTGGCGGTACGGAAGCTCGCCATACCTGCGGATATGCTGGAAGACTACCTCCTTTCCGCCTTGATGAATATCGGTGGCTGGGCATCCTGGGCACGTTACCTCCGCTGGGAACAGGAATTGGTTGGCAAACACGAGGATTCCATTGTCGATCTGCTGGCCATCCGGTTAGCCTGGGAAATGATCCTGCTAAATGCCCGGCAGACGCCCGAGGCAGAGAAGGCCTGGCAGCATGCACTGCAGGCTCCGCAACGATCCTCGGCGCGCAGCACGCAAGTGCCTACACAACTGGACTTCGCCCTGCATACGGCGTTTGAACTGGGCTATCAGAAGAAAATCCTCGCACAACTTGCCCGCCACATCCGGCAAGCACCGGCGAAGAATCCCGCCCCAGTCCGGCCATCTGTACAGGCCGCATTTTGCATTGACGTACGCTCGGAAATATTTCGAAGGGCTTTGGAAACCGTCACACCTGCCGTGCAAACCATGGGTTTTGCAGGGTTTTTCGGTGCTCACATGGAATTTGTACCACTGGGAGCCTCTAAACCACGGAGTCACCTGCCCGTGCTGCTGACGCCCAGCTGGCAGGGACACCAGCATATTCACGGTGCCAATGGCCATGAAATAAAAAAGGTCATCAGCCATCGCCGCCAGCGTTTACACAGCGCCGCTAACTGGAAAGCCTTCAAGAATTCGCCATCCTCCTGCTTTTCGTTCGTCGAATCGGCCGGACTGCTTTACGGCGCGAAACTGCTCGGGGACAGCTTCGGATGGAGCCGTCCCGTGCCCCATCCGGCAACCAAGGGGATCCATGCCAAATTTAGCAGGCGCCTTGTTCCAAGTCTGGATGCGGTTCATCATGGACAGAAAATCACCAAAACCCGGCAGAAATCGGCCGAAACCGCGAGGGTCGGCCTCCCGAAAAGCGATCGTGGCGCGCTGGCAGAATCGGTCTTGACGGCCATGTCGATGACCAGCAATTTCGCACGGCTGGTTTTGCTGGTCGGGCATGGGAGCAGCACGGTCAATAATCCTCATGCAACGGGACTCGATTGCGGGGCCTGTGCAGGCCAAACCGGTGAAGCCAGCGCCCGGGTCACCGCTACTTTGCTTAATGAGCCCAAAGTGCGCGAAGAACTTGCGCAGAAGGGCATTCATATTCCGGCAGACACACGGTTTGTCGGGGCCTTGCATGATACGACGCTCGATGAGGTGACCTTGTTCGATATCGATGATCTGGCATCGACTCACGCACAGGATCTGGAACAGCTGCGTCATTGGCTCACCCAAGCCGGACAACTGACGCGCATGGAACGGTCCAGTTTGCTGGGTATATCGAATTCGTCTCCAGAGGTTGTTGACACACTGATTCGAGAACGTAGCCGGGACTGGTCACAGGTTTTTCCGGAATGGGGTCTTGCCGGAAATGCCGCCTTTATTGCCGCGCCACGCTCCAGAACCAAAGGTATCGATCTTTCCGGAAGATCATTTTTGCATGACTACGAGTGGCGCAAGGATAAAGACTTCGGGGTTTTGGAGCTCATCATGACCGCACCGATGGTAGTCGCCCACTGGATCAATATGCAGTATTACGGATCCGTCGTCGACCACCAGAGATTCGGCAGCGGCAATAAAGTACTGCACAACATCGTCGGGGGCTCTATCGGCGTATTCGAAGGAAATGGCGGGGATCTACGTGTTGGCCTGCCGCTGCAGTCGCTCCATAATGGTGAACGGTGGGTGCACGAACCTTTGCGGTTGAATGTATTTCTCGAAGCACCGAAATCAGAGATTGATCGAATCATTGCCAAACATGAGCTTGTACGCGAGCTCGTCGAGAATCATTGGTTGTTTCTTTTCCAGATTGACGACGAGCACAGAGACATCTATCTGCGCAACGCGGACAGGCAATGGCAACGAATGTCATCCGATCACTGA
- a CDS encoding BatD family protein, with the protein MVRHLLIALWLAMLTVPAWAQPHFSLTADKHDIALGEALTVTIRAQDASAELDSLDLNAFKSDFDIYTRSTSKQTEVIRGKPGTTETTTLILYPLHSGQLQLPALKFAGNSSGPVAVTVHESGQDTPQVLLKPALTPAHPLTRQAATLTLDIYDDGSLQWSPPKLTAPAGTYIRELAPTQRDTTLNGTPFTVHRLAWAIMPLTPGSVTINFPMLNAIKFGNRLRYAAPSLQFDTRPAPRYLPVYVPIGKLTATSQPLSGKLILNRPINWSLIVRGAGISAEGIAKLLPELTDSDTLHFYPPQIRLADENDKSLEQTLLVTLPFQPLRTGTIQLPKIELPYYNPATGVIESVAVASPALTVINPLWHAAAKLVAIMAGLGFVIWLSRISVRLYRRKRTRRASLQRVAAAADAHQLSQALLNFDWGSGQYKRTRCGYG; encoded by the coding sequence ATGGTAAGGCATTTGCTGATCGCATTATGGCTTGCCATGCTGACCGTTCCGGCCTGGGCCCAGCCGCACTTCAGCCTGACTGCGGACAAGCACGATATCGCCCTCGGCGAAGCGCTTACCGTCACCATCCGCGCCCAGGATGCCAGCGCTGAGCTGGATAGCCTCGACCTCAATGCATTCAAAAGCGATTTTGATATCTACACCCGCTCCACCAGCAAGCAAACCGAGGTCATCAGGGGCAAGCCCGGCACCACCGAGACCACAACGCTCATCCTCTACCCGCTGCATAGCGGCCAACTGCAATTACCCGCCCTCAAATTCGCTGGCAACAGCAGCGGACCCGTAGCCGTCACGGTGCACGAATCTGGGCAGGATACCCCGCAAGTCCTGCTCAAACCCGCCCTGACCCCGGCACACCCGCTCACCCGCCAAGCCGCCACCCTGACTCTGGACATCTACGACGACGGCAGTCTGCAATGGTCGCCACCCAAATTAACCGCACCCGCCGGAACGTATATCCGCGAGCTCGCCCCAACGCAACGGGACACCACGCTCAACGGCACCCCTTTTACCGTACACCGGCTGGCCTGGGCCATCATGCCGCTAACGCCAGGGAGCGTGACAATCAATTTCCCGATGTTGAATGCCATCAAATTCGGCAACCGCTTGCGCTATGCCGCACCCTCATTGCAGTTCGACACCCGCCCGGCCCCGCGCTACCTGCCGGTATATGTGCCCATCGGCAAACTCACCGCCACTTCCCAGCCACTATCAGGAAAACTGATATTGAACCGGCCAATCAACTGGAGTCTGATTGTGCGCGGCGCCGGCATCAGCGCGGAAGGCATCGCCAAACTATTACCGGAGCTGACCGATAGCGATACGCTGCATTTCTATCCGCCACAAATACGGCTGGCTGATGAAAACGACAAATCCCTGGAGCAAACCTTACTGGTTACGCTCCCCTTCCAGCCACTGCGAACCGGCACCATCCAGCTACCGAAAATTGAATTGCCCTACTACAACCCGGCGACTGGCGTTATCGAATCCGTGGCGGTCGCGTCCCCCGCACTTACTGTGATCAATCCGCTATGGCACGCAGCCGCGAAACTTGTCGCCATCATGGCCGGTTTGGGATTCGTGATCTGGTTAAGCCGCATCAGTGTGCGCCTGTATCGACGCAAACGCACCCGCCGGGCATCGCTTCAGCGCGTTGCAGCCGCCGCTGACGCGCACCAGTTAAGCCAGGCTTTGCTGAATTTCGATTGGGGTTCCGGGCAATACAAGCGCACACGCTGCGGCTATGGTTGA